Genomic DNA from Candidatus Koribacter versatilis Ellin345:
TGATCGTCACCGTCTGCTTCTTGTCGAGTGGGCTCGTGATCTTGACCGGGACTGGGTTTGGCACCGCGCCCATTGCCGGAGGTGCGGCCGCAAGGGGCCTGGCAGCAACCGGCGCGGCCTTCTCTTCTTCGAACACCAACAAGTGTCGCCCGATCAGCACACTGTCTTCGTTCGTCAACACCGCATACGCGAGTTTCTGCCCGTTCACGTAAGTCCCGTTGGTACTGCTCTCGTCGTGCACCGCGTATTGCCCATCTTCGAGCACGATCTTCGCGTGATGCCCCGAAACCGAGAGATCATCGATATGGATATCGTTGTCCGGCAGGCGTCCTATGGTGACAGCAGTATTCGAGAGGGCGTACTCGCCCAACACATTGCCATCGAGCTTTAGAACGAGTCTTGCCATTTGGGACTGCCTCCCCAGAGTGCACGCTTAATCCAGGTCTGTTCCACGAACCGCAAA
This window encodes:
- a CDS encoding FHA domain-containing protein, with product MARLVLKLDGNVLGEYALSNTAVTIGRLPDNDIHIDDLSVSGHHAKIVLEDGQYAVHDESSTNGTYVNGQKLAYAVLTNEDSVLIGRHLLVFEEEKAAPVAARPLAAAPPAMGAVPNPVPVKITSPLDKKQTVTITVMAGKTDQQEYVLGAQSAVIGKSEGANIRLTRWFAPKVATTIYYRDGKYYIGESQTPTPVRVNSEVVQGEKLLEPGDTILVDDVTLIFNARK